Proteins encoded by one window of Antechinus flavipes isolate AdamAnt ecotype Samford, QLD, Australia chromosome 4, AdamAnt_v2, whole genome shotgun sequence:
- the BAK1 gene encoding bcl-2 homologous antagonist/killer isoform X1 — protein sequence MASRQVSRVRAPSSTAEEQVALQTEEVFRSYVFYRHQQEQEAEGDAVLADPEMDTLPQELNSTTEQVGRQLAIIGDDIIRRYDSDFEVMLQRLQPTPETAYEYFTKIASSLFESGINWGRVVALLGFGYRLALYVYQRGLTGFLGRVARFVADFMLQHYIARWIAQNGGWVAALDLSNNSIWMKRTALCYCGRAAGRWSLQASRHLSYLRAGGTSPRP from the exons ATGGCTTCTAGGCAGGTGAGCCGGGTTAGAGCCCCTTCATCTACTGCAG AGGAACAGGTGGCTCTACAGACTGAAGAGGTTTTCCGAAGCTATGTCTTCTACCGCCATCAACAAGAGCAGGAAGCTGAGGGAGATGCTGTCCTTGCAGACCCAGAAATGGACACCCTGCCACAAGAGCTCAACAG TACCACAGAACAGGTGGGCCGACAGCTGGCCATCATTGGGGATGACATCATTCGCCGATATGACTCAGATTTCGAGGTCATGCTGCAGCGTTTGCAGCCCACCCCAGAAACTGCCTATGAGTACTTCACCAAGATCGCCTCCAG CCTATTTGAAAGTGGCATCAACTGGGGCCGAGTGGTGGCACTGCTGGGTTTTGGCTACCGGCTGGCACTATATGTTTATCAGAGGGGTCTGACTGGCTTCCTGGGCCGTGTGGCTCGCTTTGTGGCTGACTTCATGCTCCAACACTACATCGCCCGCTGGATTGCCCAGAACGGGGGCTGG GTGGCAGCCCTGGACCTCTCCAACAACTCCATTTG GATGAAAAGGACAGCCCTGTGCTACTGTGGCAGAGCAGCTGGACGGTGGTCACTCCAAGCTTCCAGGCATCTTTCTTACCTGAGAGCCGGGGGTACAAGTCCCCGGCCCTAG
- the BAK1 gene encoding bcl-2 homologous antagonist/killer isoform X2 has protein sequence MASRQVSRVRAPSSTAEEQVALQTEEVFRSYVFYRHQQEQEAEGDAVLADPEMDTLPQELNSTTEQVGRQLAIIGDDIIRRYDSDFEVMLQRLQPTPETAYEYFTKIASSLFESGINWGRVVALLGFGYRLALYVYQRGLTGFLGRVARFVADFMLQHYIARWIAQNGGWVAALDLSNNSIWYVVAILGMVLLGRFIIRRFFQP, from the exons ATGGCTTCTAGGCAGGTGAGCCGGGTTAGAGCCCCTTCATCTACTGCAG AGGAACAGGTGGCTCTACAGACTGAAGAGGTTTTCCGAAGCTATGTCTTCTACCGCCATCAACAAGAGCAGGAAGCTGAGGGAGATGCTGTCCTTGCAGACCCAGAAATGGACACCCTGCCACAAGAGCTCAACAG TACCACAGAACAGGTGGGCCGACAGCTGGCCATCATTGGGGATGACATCATTCGCCGATATGACTCAGATTTCGAGGTCATGCTGCAGCGTTTGCAGCCCACCCCAGAAACTGCCTATGAGTACTTCACCAAGATCGCCTCCAG CCTATTTGAAAGTGGCATCAACTGGGGCCGAGTGGTGGCACTGCTGGGTTTTGGCTACCGGCTGGCACTATATGTTTATCAGAGGGGTCTGACTGGCTTCCTGGGCCGTGTGGCTCGCTTTGTGGCTGACTTCATGCTCCAACACTACATCGCCCGCTGGATTGCCCAGAACGGGGGCTGG GTGGCAGCCCTGGACCTCTCCAACAACTCCATTTGGTACGTGGTAGCAATCTTGGGGATGGTGCTCTTGGGTCGATTCATTATCCGAAGATTCTTTCAACCCTGA